A stretch of the Archangium violaceum genome encodes the following:
- a CDS encoding YifB family Mg chelatase-like AAA ATPase, which yields MLARVRSGALMGIDAVVVECEVDMALGLPYFNVVGLPEGAVRESKVRVVSALKNCGFELPSKRITVNLAPADIRKEGAAFELPIALGVLAAAKLMEEEPLSHYLFGGELSLDGWVKPIKGVLPLAVAARDGGYEGVMVPTANAAEAALVEGIQVLAVSHLREAVDHLTGEKPLLPFTRENASPARSRARQTPLDMSDVRGQADLKTALELAAAGGHNVLLCGPPGSGKTMLARRLPGILPTMGFDEALEVTKIYSVLGLLGDEQALMRERPFRAPHHTISDAGLVGGGPNTRPGELSLAHHGVLFLDELPEFRKNVLEVLRQPLEEGAIHLARATQHVTYPCRVMLVAAMNPCPCGYFNVPGQRCTCKEYRIHDYHSRVSGPLLDRIDITLQTRPVEYHHIARNGAEEPTNAYYRERVEAARERQRFRFRDEPGVHCNAQMPVRLLHRYCKPSPKAAEKLEKAVLQFGLSARAHDRILKLALSRADLEGHDRIEEVDMNLAIGCRQLDRRGWLNTNTHGGPPGRQDAFSQLLPPARSSRHPDDP from the coding sequence ATGCTGGCGCGGGTACGGTCGGGCGCGTTGATGGGAATCGACGCGGTGGTGGTGGAGTGCGAGGTGGATATGGCCCTGGGACTTCCCTACTTCAACGTCGTAGGGCTCCCGGAAGGGGCGGTGCGTGAGTCCAAGGTGCGCGTCGTCTCCGCGCTCAAGAACTGCGGCTTCGAGCTGCCCTCCAAGCGCATCACCGTGAACCTGGCCCCGGCGGACATCCGCAAGGAGGGCGCGGCCTTCGAGCTGCCCATCGCGCTGGGGGTGCTGGCGGCGGCGAAGCTGATGGAGGAGGAGCCCCTGTCGCACTACCTCTTCGGAGGGGAGCTGTCGCTGGACGGGTGGGTGAAGCCCATCAAGGGCGTGCTGCCTCTGGCCGTAGCGGCGCGTGACGGGGGCTACGAGGGCGTGATGGTACCGACGGCGAACGCGGCCGAGGCGGCGCTGGTGGAGGGCATCCAGGTGCTGGCCGTCAGCCACCTGCGCGAGGCCGTGGACCACCTCACCGGGGAGAAGCCCCTGCTCCCCTTCACCCGCGAGAATGCCTCCCCTGCCCGCTCACGGGCGCGCCAGACACCCCTGGACATGTCCGATGTCCGAGGGCAGGCGGACCTGAAGACGGCACTGGAGCTCGCCGCCGCCGGAGGTCACAACGTGCTGCTGTGCGGCCCTCCAGGCTCGGGCAAGACGATGCTGGCCCGGCGCCTGCCCGGCATCCTCCCCACCATGGGTTTCGACGAGGCCCTGGAGGTGACGAAGATCTACTCCGTGCTCGGCCTGCTGGGGGACGAACAGGCGCTGATGCGCGAGCGACCCTTCCGCGCTCCCCACCACACCATCTCCGACGCGGGCCTCGTGGGCGGTGGCCCGAACACGAGGCCCGGCGAGCTCTCCCTCGCACACCACGGGGTGCTCTTCCTCGATGAGTTGCCCGAGTTCCGCAAGAACGTGCTGGAAGTGTTGCGGCAACCGCTGGAGGAAGGCGCCATCCACCTGGCGCGCGCCACCCAGCATGTCACCTACCCCTGCCGGGTGATGCTGGTGGCGGCGATGAACCCCTGCCCGTGTGGCTACTTCAACGTCCCCGGTCAGCGCTGCACCTGCAAGGAGTACCGCATCCATGACTACCACTCCCGGGTGAGCGGCCCCCTGCTGGACCGCATCGACATCACCCTTCAAACGCGCCCGGTGGAGTACCACCACATCGCCCGGAATGGCGCTGAGGAGCCGACGAACGCGTACTACCGGGAGCGCGTGGAGGCCGCGCGCGAGCGCCAGCGGTTCCGCTTCCGCGACGAGCCGGGAGTGCATTGCAACGCCCAGATGCCGGTGCGGTTGCTGCACCGCTACTGCAAGCCCTCACCCAAGGCCGCGGAGAAGCTCGAGAAGGCCGTGCTCCAGTTCGGATTGTCCGCACGCGCCCATGACCGCATCCTCAAACTGGCTCTGTCCCGGGCGGACCTGGAAGGACACGACCGCATCGAGGAGGTGGACATGAACCTGGCCATCGGATGCCGACAGCTCGACCGGAGGGGGTGGCTGAACACCAACACCCATGGAGGCCCACCCGGCCGACAGGACGCCTTCAGCCAGCTGCTACCCCCCGCTCGGAGCTCCCGGCACCCGGACGATCCTTGA